In Longimicrobiales bacterium, a genomic segment contains:
- a CDS encoding NADH-quinone oxidoreductase subunit C: MADKDLNEGLRDLESGPQASEAADEGPRGEAADAASHPTVAALRATFGDAVLHHTIVAGDEHVVYIAPERIRDVLAWLKDEPAQDYAFLIDVTAVDYGGGRPLEVVYQMWSLTHKRQLRLKATLPLSALEIDSAVPLYNSANWLEREVYDLFGIHFRGHPDLRRIMMPENYAEGHPLRKDFPLRGRFSRAEQTRRAMEMDVEDYYIPTELATAGMREAASQEPAAGEQEPPPPGGMRTPNDPDNWSLGTEGGAAGGASAPEGVE, from the coding sequence ATGGCGGACAAGGATCTGAACGAGGGGCTGCGCGATCTCGAGAGCGGCCCGCAGGCGTCGGAAGCGGCGGACGAAGGACCGCGTGGTGAGGCGGCGGATGCGGCGTCGCACCCGACTGTCGCGGCGCTGCGCGCGACGTTCGGCGACGCGGTGCTGCACCACACGATCGTGGCGGGCGACGAGCACGTCGTCTACATCGCGCCCGAACGCATCCGTGACGTCCTCGCCTGGCTGAAGGACGAGCCGGCGCAGGACTATGCGTTCCTGATCGACGTGACCGCGGTGGACTACGGCGGCGGCCGGCCGCTCGAGGTGGTCTACCAGATGTGGTCGCTCACGCACAAACGGCAGCTCCGCCTCAAGGCGACGCTGCCGCTTTCCGCGCTGGAGATCGACTCGGCCGTGCCGCTCTACAACTCGGCGAACTGGCTGGAGCGCGAGGTCTACGACCTGTTCGGCATTCACTTCCGCGGGCACCCTGACCTGCGGCGCATCATGATGCCGGAGAACTACGCGGAAGGTCATCCGCTGCGGAAGGACTTTCCGCTGCGCGGCCGCTTCAGCCGGGCGGAGCAGACGCGGCGTGCGATGGAGATGGACGTCGAGGATTACTACATCCCGACGGAGCTCGCGACCGCGGGGATGCGGGAGGCGGCGTCGCAGGAGCCGGCAGCGGGCGAGCAGGAGCCGCCGCCGCCGGGTGGCATGCGCACGCCGAACGATCCGGACAACTGGTCGCTCGGCACGGAAGGCGGCGCAGCGGGTGGTGCGTCGGCGCCGGAAGGAGTGGAGTGA
- the nuoB gene encoding NADH-quinone oxidoreductase subunit NuoB encodes MGLSGRELPTMPAGGGHASFFTTRLDALINWSRLNSLWPMPFGTACCAIEMMAAAASKYDTARFGMERQAFSPRQADVLICAGRVPYKMAPVLRRIWDQMPQPKWCVSMGACASSGGVFDAYSMVQGIDTIIPVDVYVPGCPPRPEGLIYGLLMIQEKIRGESVTRADIHRAEDPADTSRPNLPPEVIEEVTVPFGNSTRQNRVSGMVPSHALQRPRDRLP; translated from the coding sequence GTGGGACTGAGTGGGCGCGAGCTGCCGACCATGCCTGCGGGTGGTGGTCATGCGAGCTTCTTCACGACGCGGCTGGATGCGCTGATCAACTGGTCGCGCCTGAACTCGCTGTGGCCGATGCCATTCGGCACGGCGTGCTGCGCGATCGAGATGATGGCGGCGGCGGCGTCGAAATATGACACGGCGCGCTTCGGCATGGAGCGGCAGGCGTTCTCGCCGCGCCAGGCGGACGTGCTGATCTGCGCGGGCCGGGTGCCGTACAAGATGGCGCCGGTGCTGCGTCGCATCTGGGACCAGATGCCGCAGCCGAAGTGGTGCGTTTCGATGGGCGCCTGTGCGTCGTCGGGTGGCGTGTTCGACGCCTACTCGATGGTGCAGGGGATCGACACGATCATCCCGGTGGACGTGTACGTGCCGGGCTGCCCGCCGCGGCCGGAGGGTCTGATCTACGGCCTGCTGATGATCCAGGAGAAGATCCGGGGCGAATCGGTCACGCGGGCGGACATCCACCGCGCGGAGGATCCGGCAGACACCAGCCGGCCGAACCTGCCGCCGGAGGTGATCGAGGAGGTGACGGTCCCGTTCGGCAACTCGACGCGGCAGAACCGCGTGAGCGGCATGGTGCCGTCGCACGCGCTGCAGCGTCCGCGCGACCGGCTGCCCTGA
- a CDS encoding succinate dehydrogenase/fumarate reductase iron-sulfur subunit: MNLKLHVWRQAGPEDKGGFVTYQAEDISDHASFLEMLDVVNEGLIARGEEPIAFDHDCREGICGSCGFMINGQPHGPLQTTVCQLHMRTFEDGAELWLEPWRATAFPVVRDLVVDRAAFDRIIGAGGYISANTGSAPEANNIPVPKENADLAMDAAECIGCGACVAACPNASAMLFTGAKVSHLGLLPQGQAERDDRVLEMVLQHDEEGFGHCTMHGACQTACPKGIRVDWIARLNRDYRQAKTRRPGEAGLVGA, from the coding sequence ATGAATCTGAAACTGCATGTCTGGCGGCAGGCCGGCCCGGAGGACAAGGGTGGCTTCGTCACCTACCAGGCGGAGGACATCTCCGACCACGCGAGCTTCCTCGAGATGCTCGACGTCGTGAACGAGGGGCTGATCGCGCGAGGTGAGGAGCCGATCGCGTTCGATCATGACTGCCGCGAGGGCATCTGCGGCTCCTGCGGCTTCATGATCAACGGCCAGCCGCACGGCCCGCTGCAGACTACCGTCTGCCAGCTCCACATGCGCACCTTCGAGGACGGCGCCGAGCTCTGGCTCGAGCCCTGGCGCGCGACCGCATTCCCGGTCGTGCGCGACCTCGTCGTCGACCGCGCTGCCTTCGACCGGATCATCGGCGCCGGCGGCTACATCAGCGCGAACACGGGCAGTGCTCCCGAGGCAAACAACATCCCGGTGCCCAAGGAGAATGCCGATCTCGCCATGGACGCCGCCGAGTGCATCGGCTGCGGAGCCTGCGTGGCCGCCTGCCCGAACGCGTCCGCCATGCTCTTCACCGGGGCCAAGGTCTCCCACCTCGGCCTGCTCCCGCAGGGCCAGGCCGAGCGCGACGACCGCGTGCTCGAGATGGTCCTGCAGCACGACGAGGAAGGCTTCGGCCACTGCACCATGCACGGCGCATGTCAGACCGCGTGCCCCAAGGGCATCCGCGTCGACTGGATTGCACGGCTGAACCGGGACTACCGGCAGGCCAAGACGCGTCGGCCGGGAGAGGCGGGACTCGTCGGCGCCTGA
- the dcd gene encoding dCTP deaminase — protein MSIRSDRWIRRMATEHGMIEPFVEQQVRDGAISYGLSSFGYDIRVGDEYKVFTDVYSVVVDPKNFDPRSFVDIKADHCIIPPHSFALAATMEYFRIPSDTLVVCVGKSTYARCGIIVNVTPLEPEWCGYLTLEISNTTPLPAKIYSGEGLAQLLFFQGDEVPEVTYAMRKGKYQDQRGVTLPKP, from the coding sequence ATGAGCATCCGCAGCGACCGCTGGATCCGGCGCATGGCCACCGAGCACGGCATGATCGAGCCGTTCGTCGAGCAGCAGGTGCGCGACGGCGCGATCAGCTACGGTCTCTCCTCGTTCGGTTATGACATCCGGGTGGGTGACGAGTACAAGGTCTTCACGGACGTGTACAGCGTGGTGGTCGACCCGAAGAACTTCGACCCGCGCAGCTTCGTCGACATCAAGGCCGACCACTGCATCATCCCGCCGCACTCCTTCGCGCTGGCCGCGACCATGGAGTACTTCCGCATCCCGTCGGACACGCTGGTCGTCTGCGTCGGAAAGTCGACGTACGCCCGCTGCGGCATCATCGTGAACGTCACCCCGCTGGAGCCCGAGTGGTGCGGCTACCTGACCCTGGAGATCAGCAACACGACGCCGCTGCCCGCCAAGATCTACAGCGGCGAGGGGCTGGCGCAGCTGCTCTTCTTCCAGGGCGACGAGGTGCCGGAAGTGACGTATGCGATGCGGAAGGGGAAGTATCAGGATCAGAGGGGAGTCACGCTGCCGAAGCCCTGA
- a CDS encoding fumarate reductase/succinate dehydrogenase flavoprotein subunit, producing MELNARIPSGPIQDKWTKHRFDLKLVNPANKRKYEIIVVGTGLAGGAAAATLAELGYNVRNFCFQDSARRAHSIAAQGGINAAKNYQGDGDSIYRLFYDTVKGGDFRAREANVHRLAEISLNIIDQCVAQGVPFAREYSGYLANRSFGGAQVSRTFYARGQTGQQLLLGAYQALMRQVAAGKVKMYTRHEMLDLVVIDGVARGIVTRDMLTGRIESHVADAVLLGTGGYSNVFYLSTNAKGSNVTAVWRAYKRGAGFANPCYTQIHPTSIPPSGDYQSKLTLMSESLRNDGRIWVPKQQGDRRAPHEIPDSERDYYLERYYPSFGNLAPRDIASRRAKEMVDEGRGVGPSGVGVYLDFRDAIQRLGRDVIADRYGNLFEMYRNITGDNPYEVPMRIYPAPHYTMGGLWVDYNLMTTVPGLFAIGEANFSDHGANRLGASALMQGLADGYFIVPLTVGDYLATAKPPTVDTSHAAFRDAEAEVARRQDALLSVNGSRSVSDFHRELGRLMWEYCGMARTADGLKLLLNRIPELREEFWRDVRVPGSGATLNQSLENAGRVADFLEFGELMALDALERDESAGGHFRVEHQTEEGEAKRNDERFSHVAVWEYREGAAPIRHEEPLEFEYVQLAQRSYK from the coding sequence ATGGAGCTGAACGCAAGGATCCCGAGCGGCCCGATCCAGGACAAGTGGACGAAGCATCGCTTCGACCTGAAGCTCGTCAATCCCGCGAACAAGCGGAAATACGAGATCATCGTGGTCGGAACCGGCCTCGCCGGTGGTGCCGCTGCCGCGACGCTCGCCGAGCTGGGCTACAACGTCCGGAACTTCTGCTTCCAGGACAGCGCACGACGCGCGCACAGCATCGCGGCGCAGGGCGGCATCAATGCCGCCAAGAACTACCAGGGCGACGGCGACAGCATCTACCGGCTGTTCTACGACACGGTGAAGGGCGGTGACTTCCGCGCACGCGAGGCCAATGTTCATCGCCTGGCCGAGATCAGCCTGAACATCATCGACCAGTGCGTGGCACAGGGCGTCCCGTTCGCCCGCGAGTACAGCGGCTATCTCGCCAATCGCAGCTTCGGCGGAGCCCAGGTCTCGCGCACGTTCTACGCGCGCGGTCAGACCGGCCAGCAGCTGCTGCTGGGTGCCTACCAGGCACTCATGCGCCAGGTCGCGGCCGGCAAGGTGAAGATGTACACGCGTCACGAGATGCTCGACCTCGTCGTCATCGACGGCGTGGCCCGCGGCATCGTGACGCGCGACATGCTGACGGGGCGCATCGAGTCGCACGTCGCCGATGCCGTGCTGCTCGGCACCGGCGGCTACTCCAATGTCTTCTACCTGTCGACCAACGCCAAGGGCTCGAACGTCACGGCCGTCTGGCGCGCCTACAAGCGCGGCGCAGGCTTCGCGAACCCGTGCTACACGCAGATCCACCCGACATCCATTCCGCCGTCCGGCGACTACCAGTCGAAGCTCACGCTGATGAGCGAGTCGCTGCGCAACGACGGCCGGATCTGGGTGCCGAAGCAGCAGGGAGACAGGCGGGCGCCGCACGAGATCCCGGACAGCGAGCGCGACTACTACCTCGAGCGCTACTACCCGAGCTTCGGCAACCTCGCCCCGCGCGACATCGCCTCGCGGCGCGCCAAGGAGATGGTGGACGAGGGACGCGGCGTCGGGCCGAGCGGCGTCGGCGTGTACCTGGACTTCCGCGATGCCATCCAGCGCCTGGGCAGGGACGTCATCGCCGATCGCTACGGCAACCTCTTCGAGATGTACCGCAACATCACGGGCGACAACCCGTATGAGGTGCCGATGCGCATCTACCCAGCGCCGCACTACACGATGGGCGGCCTGTGGGTGGACTACAACCTGATGACGACCGTGCCCGGCCTGTTCGCGATCGGCGAGGCGAACTTCTCCGATCACGGCGCGAACCGCCTCGGCGCGTCCGCCCTCATGCAAGGCCTCGCCGATGGCTACTTCATCGTGCCGCTCACGGTCGGTGACTACCTGGCCACGGCAAAGCCGCCGACCGTCGACACGTCGCACGCCGCCTTCCGCGACGCAGAGGCCGAAGTCGCGCGGCGGCAGGATGCGCTGCTGTCGGTGAACGGCAGCCGCAGCGTGTCCGACTTCCACCGCGAGCTCGGCCGGCTGATGTGGGAGTACTGCGGCATGGCCCGCACGGCTGACGGTCTCAAGCTGCTGCTCAACCGGATTCCCGAGCTGCGCGAGGAGTTCTGGCGCGATGTGCGCGTGCCGGGCAGCGGCGCGACGCTCAACCAGTCGCTGGAGAACGCGGGTCGCGTGGCGGACTTCCTCGAGTTCGGCGAGCTGATGGCGCTGGATGCGCTGGAGCGCGACGAGTCGGCGGGCGGCCACTTCCGCGTCGAGCACCAGACGGAGGAAGGCGAGGCGAAGCGCAACGACGAGCGCTTCAGCCACGTGGCGGTCTGGGAGTACCGGGAGGGCGCAGCGCCCATCCGTCACGAGGAGCCGCTCGAGTTCGAGTACGTGCAGCTCGCGCAGCGCAGCTACAAGTGA
- a CDS encoding succinate dehydrogenase cytochrome b subunit: MRRAQSLWGSTVGKKITMAVSGTILILFVLFHMLGNLKVYQGPEAFNGYAEGLRTFGKPFFGESQVLWLLRIGLIVALIAHLAAAYLLTVRANRARKVGYRQWDGDLVFSYASRTMRWGGVIILLFVIYHLMHFTFGNAHPDFVHGDVYRNFVVGFQSVPVSVAYIAAMIPLGLHLYHGFWSMLQTLGANNEKYNHLRRPIAAILALAIVLANISFPVAVLTGFVR, from the coding sequence ATGCGACGCGCACAGTCGCTCTGGGGATCGACGGTCGGGAAGAAGATCACCATGGCGGTATCGGGGACGATCCTGATTCTGTTCGTCCTCTTTCACATGCTCGGCAACCTGAAGGTCTACCAGGGGCCGGAAGCGTTCAACGGATACGCCGAGGGTTTGCGCACCTTCGGCAAGCCGTTCTTCGGAGAGAGCCAGGTTCTCTGGCTGCTCCGCATCGGCCTCATCGTCGCCCTCATAGCCCACCTCGCCGCGGCGTATCTGCTGACCGTGCGCGCGAACCGCGCCCGCAAGGTCGGCTACAGGCAGTGGGACGGCGATCTCGTCTTCAGCTACGCCTCACGTACCATGCGCTGGGGCGGCGTGATCATCCTGCTGTTCGTGATCTACCACCTGATGCATTTCACGTTCGGCAACGCACACCCGGATTTCGTGCACGGCGATGTGTATCGCAACTTCGTCGTGGGATTCCAGAGTGTGCCCGTTTCGGTGGCGTACATCGCAGCCATGATCCCGCTGGGGCTGCACCTGTACCACGGCTTCTGGAGCATGCTGCAGACGCTGGGTGCGAACAACGAGAAGTACAACCACCTGCGACGTCCGATCGCCGCGATTCTCGCGCTGGCGATCGTGCTCGCCAACATCTCGTTTCCGGTCGCCGTACTGACCGGCTTCGTGCGGTAG
- a CDS encoding NADH-quinone oxidoreductase subunit A, with translation MHESWIPILILLLLTVGQAVGMVALSHVVNPYRPTPVKSQPYESGMPPLGDTRERFSVKFYLVAILFIVFDLETIFLVSWGVVARALGWEGFIAAFIFIVVLTVGMIYEWKKGALEWD, from the coding sequence GTGCACGAAAGCTGGATACCGATTCTGATCCTGCTGCTGCTGACCGTCGGGCAGGCGGTCGGTATGGTGGCGCTCTCGCACGTCGTGAACCCGTACCGGCCGACGCCGGTGAAGTCGCAGCCGTACGAGTCGGGCATGCCGCCGCTCGGCGACACGCGCGAGCGTTTCTCCGTGAAGTTCTACCTGGTTGCGATCCTGTTCATCGTCTTCGACCTCGAGACGATCTTCCTGGTCTCGTGGGGTGTCGTGGCACGCGCGCTCGGGTGGGAAGGCTTCATTGCGGCATTCATCTTCATCGTCGTGCTGACGGTGGGGATGATCTATGAGTGGAAGAAAGGAGCGCTCGAGTGGGACTGA